In Streptomyces sp. Li-HN-5-11, the sequence GCGCGCCGTCGCGCAGCAGCCGCAGCGCGATGTACATGCCGATCTTGGCGCGGCCGCCGGTGAGCAGGGCGCGCTTGCCCGTCAGGTCGGCGCGGGCGTCGCGCCGGGCGCGGTTCTCGGCGGCGCAGTCCGGGCAGAGCTGGTGGTAGAAGTAGTCGACCTCGACGTAGCGCTGCTTGCAGACGTAGCAGGAGCGCGGGCGCTGGAGTATGCCCGCGAGCCGGCCCTCGCCCGTCTTGGAGGAGGGCAGGATGCCCTCGGTCTCGTCGTCGATGCGCTCGGCGGATCCGGTGGCCGTGGCCTCGGTGACCGCCTTGTCGTGGGCGGTCTTGGCGGCCCGGCGCTCCTGGCGGCGGCGCTGCTTGACCGTGCGGTAGATGTGCGAGGTGGCCCGGCGCACCTTGATCGCGTCCGGGTGGTCGACCTCCAGCTTGTCGAGTTCCTCGAGCACGCTGAGGCACACGGCGAGGCGCTCGGGGTCGATGCCCGGCCCGTACGCCACCTCGTCGCCCGGCGCGCGCACCACCTCCTGCGTGGTCGTGCGGCCCTCGTCTGTCACCGTCATCGCGCTGCCGTTCCCTGGTCACCCGCGCAGCGCTCCGACTCGCGCCCGCTTTCGAACGCGGGATTTTACTTCAGCGCCGGGCCGCACCACCAAACGCGGAACGATCAAGGTCCGCAGACCGTGATGAGGGTTTCCACCTCCTCGGACACGGCGCGCGCGAGCCGGTTCAGGTCCGGCACGGCCTTCGCGTCGGCGACCAGCCCGTAGTGGACGTGGCCGCGGTAGGTCGAGATCGCGATCGCCAGGGACTGGCCCCGGGCCAGCGGCGCGAAGGGATAGACCGCGGTGAGCGGATGGCCGCCGAGCTTCAGGCCGACTCCGGGCAGCGGCACGCTGGTGACGAGGATGTCGAACCACAGCCGGGCCGCCTGGCTCACCAGCGGTCCGCCCAGCCGATGGCCGAGGGCCGGCACGTGGTCGGCGAGCAGTGCGACCGCGCCCGCGCCGCGGTTGGGACCGGCGTCCTTGTTGCGGTCCATCGCGGTGCGCACGGCGGCGAGGCGGCGCAGCGGGTCCGGGTCGCCGACGGGCAGCTCCATCAGGTAGCCGGAGAGCCGGTTGCCCTGCGGATGGGCGGTGCGCGGGCGGCGCTTGGAGACCGGGATCAGGGCGCGGGGCGCGGCGCCCGCGCTGCCGTCGCCGCGCTCGTCGAGCCAGCGGCGCAGGGCTCCCGCGACGACCGCGATCAGCACGTCGTTGACGGTGCCTCCGACGGCCTTGCGCACCAGGTGGACGTCGTCGATGTCGAGGACCACGCCGGCCGTGCGGCGGGTCCCGGTCGGCTCGGCGGTCAGGGCCGGCACGGGACGGGTGGCGAGGGTGGAGCGGGCGACACAGGCGCCGATGTCGAGGGCGCGTCCGACGTCGGACAGCGCGCCGCGCACCAGCCCGGGCAGCCTGCGGACGTCGGGCACCAGGCCGCGGGCCGGCTCGGCCGGGCGGGGCCGGGGCGTGGGCAGGTCCATCGGGTCGAGGACGGCCGCGGCCAGGGTCAGGGCGCGCAGGCCGTCGGCGAGGGCGTGATGGAACTTGAACAGCACGGCGAAGGAGACGCCGTCCTGGCCGGGCAGCACATGCGCCTCCCACGGCGGGCGGTTGCGCTCCAGCGAGCGCTGCATGAGCCGGCCGGCCTCCGCGTGGAAGTTCGCGGCCGGAGCGTGCAGCCGGACGTGGTTCAGCGGGTCGAAGCCGGGATCGGGCTCGCGGGCGGCGCCGCCGAAGCTGAGAGGCCCGCGCAGCCCGACCGCGAGGGGCCGGCGCAGGTCGAGGGGCCGCCACACGTCCCGGATGCGCATGCGCAGTCCGGGCACGGCGGCGGCGCGCGCGGCGAGCAGGTCGGCCGCGTGGGCGCCGGCGGTGGGCGAGTGGGCCGAGAAGATCCCGAGGGCCCCGAGGTGCATGGGATGGTCGGCGGACTCGATGTTCCAGAACGCCAGGTCGAGGGGAGCGAGCAGGTCAGAAGTCAATGGCTTGCCTCGCGTCGACGGTGGGAGATTGCAGTCAACCGCCCTCGACCGATTACGGTCAAGTACGATCAAGCTACGCACAGTTAACAGCAGATTAAGTCCCGCCCCGGGGAAAAGGGGCGGGACACAGGGTCACTTCAGCGCGGGGGGCGCCGCCTGTGCCGACGTGCCCCACGACGAGGGCCGCGGGCCCACGGTGTAGCGCAGCGTGCGAAGCGAGCGCAGTGTGCCGGTGGTCAGGTACGTCCGGTCGTACGCCACCCCGTCGGCGCGCACGGTCTGGACGTACCGGTCGTCGCGGGACGTGCCCGGCGCCGTGACGGTGAGGGCGCCGCGCGGGTAGTAGCGGCGGTCCAGCCGCAGGTCGACCCGGTCGAAGACGGGCGTGGACAGGCCCCAGGTGTGGTAGCCGGGCTGCACCGGGAACAGTCCGATGGACGACAGCACGTCCCAGGCCGACATGGTGCCCAGGTCGTCGTTGCCGGTCAGGCCGGCCGGCTCGTCGGTGAACAGGGTCAGCGC encodes:
- a CDS encoding wax ester/triacylglycerol synthase family O-acyltransferase, whose product is MTSDLLAPLDLAFWNIESADHPMHLGALGIFSAHSPTAGAHAADLLAARAAAVPGLRMRIRDVWRPLDLRRPLAVGLRGPLSFGGAAREPDPGFDPLNHVRLHAPAANFHAEAGRLMQRSLERNRPPWEAHVLPGQDGVSFAVLFKFHHALADGLRALTLAAAVLDPMDLPTPRPRPAEPARGLVPDVRRLPGLVRGALSDVGRALDIGACVARSTLATRPVPALTAEPTGTRRTAGVVLDIDDVHLVRKAVGGTVNDVLIAVVAGALRRWLDERGDGSAGAAPRALIPVSKRRPRTAHPQGNRLSGYLMELPVGDPDPLRRLAAVRTAMDRNKDAGPNRGAGAVALLADHVPALGHRLGGPLVSQAARLWFDILVTSVPLPGVGLKLGGHPLTAVYPFAPLARGQSLAIAISTYRGHVHYGLVADAKAVPDLNRLARAVSEEVETLITVCGP